In Anaeromyxobacter diazotrophicus, a genomic segment contains:
- a CDS encoding sensor histidine kinase — protein sequence MPRLRPGYLVLALTLFAAVAVGATGGLLLTRYRAAALAALADRQALLVSLQARLLDDEVGRLVSEMQRLSKLAEVDLADQNLEPEKRVLRIARRDTTLFSAAIFILGERGEVLWAEPQGAALSGPAAKLLGEARGEGGTVLAYREGALQVAAPIAGRGAIVGQVSTQSRDLFGEGVLRAVRRGGFALLVESSRAGAPVRVAQAGTARPDLAAGGGQRWVEAQDGSRWLVTEAPLGDRPLLLRLAEPASRLEAAVWESLRTLIAIVAGALLLAVVVGAALAVAIGRLERAEVELGRQGELAAMGKTAAAIAHEVKNSLNGLSVALDLLAQGRAPPAAVTEVHAQARSELARLKGVADDLTLFAAPPRLDLGEVDLADLCRRAAALSADLAHDCRAEVAVALPSGPGPVEVRGDAQKLLGALSNLVRNGLEAMGPGAFGEPLGEAAPARERRLELGLSQRGREAVVEVADRGPGLPAEVRARLFEPFVTTKRTGTGLGLAIARRVVEAHGGRLEAADREGGGTVMRVALPLTRTLPLARRSAATWSPP from the coding sequence GTGCCCCGCCTCCGCCCCGGCTACCTCGTCCTCGCGCTGACGCTCTTCGCGGCGGTGGCGGTGGGGGCGACCGGCGGGCTCCTCCTCACGCGCTACCGCGCCGCCGCGCTGGCGGCCCTGGCCGACCGCCAGGCGCTGCTCGTCTCGCTGCAGGCGCGGCTCCTCGACGACGAGGTGGGGCGGCTCGTGTCCGAGATGCAGCGCCTCTCCAAGCTGGCCGAGGTGGACCTCGCCGACCAGAACCTGGAGCCGGAGAAGCGCGTGCTGCGGATCGCGCGGCGCGACACCACCCTCTTCTCGGCCGCCATCTTCATCCTCGGCGAGCGCGGCGAGGTGCTCTGGGCGGAGCCGCAGGGGGCGGCGCTCTCCGGACCCGCCGCCAAGCTCCTCGGCGAGGCGCGGGGCGAGGGGGGCACGGTGCTCGCCTACCGGGAAGGCGCGCTGCAGGTCGCGGCGCCGATCGCCGGGCGCGGGGCCATCGTCGGGCAGGTGAGCACGCAGAGCCGCGACCTGTTCGGCGAGGGCGTCCTGCGGGCGGTCCGGCGGGGCGGCTTCGCGCTGCTCGTCGAGAGCTCGCGCGCCGGCGCGCCCGTCCGGGTGGCGCAGGCGGGCACCGCCCGCCCCGACCTCGCCGCGGGCGGCGGGCAGCGCTGGGTGGAGGCGCAGGACGGGAGCCGCTGGCTCGTCACCGAGGCGCCGCTCGGCGACCGCCCGCTCCTGCTGCGCCTGGCGGAGCCCGCCTCGCGGCTCGAGGCCGCCGTGTGGGAGTCCCTGCGGACGCTCATCGCCATCGTGGCGGGGGCGCTCCTCCTGGCGGTGGTGGTGGGGGCGGCGCTGGCGGTCGCCATCGGGCGGCTCGAGCGCGCCGAGGTGGAGCTGGGCCGCCAGGGCGAGCTCGCCGCCATGGGCAAGACCGCCGCCGCCATCGCCCACGAGGTGAAGAACTCGCTCAACGGGCTGTCGGTGGCGCTCGACCTGCTCGCGCAGGGGCGCGCCCCGCCCGCCGCGGTGACGGAGGTGCACGCGCAGGCGCGCTCCGAGCTGGCGCGCCTCAAGGGCGTCGCCGACGACCTCACGCTCTTCGCCGCCCCGCCCCGGCTCGATCTCGGCGAGGTGGACCTCGCCGACCTGTGCCGGCGGGCCGCCGCGCTCAGCGCCGATCTCGCCCACGACTGCAGGGCCGAGGTGGCGGTCGCGCTGCCCTCCGGCCCGGGCCCGGTGGAGGTGCGGGGGGACGCCCAGAAGCTCCTCGGCGCCCTCTCCAACCTGGTGCGGAACGGGCTCGAGGCGATGGGCCCGGGCGCCTTCGGCGAGCCGCTCGGCGAGGCGGCGCCGGCCCGCGAGCGGCGGCTGGAGCTCGGGCTCTCGCAGCGCGGGCGCGAGGCGGTGGTCGAGGTGGCCGACCGCGGCCCGGGCCTGCCGGCCGAGGTGCGCGCCCGCCTCTTCGAGCCGTTCGTGACGACGAAGCGCACCGGCACCGGCCTCGGGCTCGCCATCGCGCGCCGGGTGGTCGAGGCGCACGGCGGCCGCCTGGAGGCGGCCGACCGCGAGGGCGGCGGCACGGTGATGCGCGTCGCGCTGCCGCTCACGCGCACCCTCCCCCTCGCCCGGCGGTCCGCCGCCACCTGGAGCCCGCCGTGA
- a CDS encoding nitric-oxide reductase large subunit produces the protein MSDGDLERRPLSPWWRHGVILVMIFGFSGLGVVTALTYRDAPPIPGRVVDPAGDLLFTGEEVEQGQEIFFKHGLMEHGTLWGHGAYLGPDYTAEYLHREVEIARDGVARSRYGQPFAALPADAQLLVSGATQAELKANRYDPATGALVFSQGEADAFRQLEAYWADYFSAPNRAPGLPAKTIADATELRRLNAFFSWATWATVTNRPGKAYTYTNNWPYDPEAGNHPSTEAYVWSALSLVSLLGGLGLVLLIFGKYHFLGWHGEEADAPPSRPARAAVLLTPSQRAVGKYLAVVAVLFLLQTLVGGGLAHYRVEPFSFYGLDAVARLFPYHLLRTFHLQLAIFWIATAWVAGGLFLAPWAGGGEPPRQKLGVDVLFWALVVVVFGSLGGEVLSLGGRLDRLWFWLGHQGSEYLDLGRFWQLLLAAGLLFWLFLMFRALRPAIHKEGKGEISALFLYAATAIPVFYLPALFYGPRTNFAIIDNWRFWIIHLWVEGFFELFATVLVAIMFRHIGLVSTRTATRLVYLDAILFLVGGIMGTGHHWYFTGQGTLNMGLAACFSALEVVPLTLLTLDASGFIQLGKGTSRQASSDPDNLAAKQKWAIYFFIAVGVWNFIGAGIFGFLINTPIVSYYEVGTVLTANHGHGAMFGVFGMLGLGVLVFCLRALQGDAAWRTTEKFVRVGYWGLNAGLALMMLVDLFPAGVLQLWDVLQHGYWHARRLDYAMQGLFHRLEWARAAGDTVFLVLGVLPIAAGTLRATILRPRGGEGAGETLAPGPG, from the coding sequence ATGAGCGACGGCGATCTGGAGCGGCGGCCTCTCTCCCCCTGGTGGCGCCACGGCGTCATCCTGGTCATGATCTTCGGCTTCTCCGGGCTGGGGGTCGTGACCGCCCTCACCTACCGCGACGCGCCGCCCATCCCCGGGCGCGTGGTCGATCCGGCCGGGGACCTGCTCTTCACCGGCGAGGAGGTGGAGCAGGGCCAGGAGATCTTCTTCAAGCACGGCCTCATGGAGCACGGGACGCTGTGGGGCCACGGCGCCTACCTCGGGCCGGACTACACGGCCGAGTACCTGCACCGGGAGGTGGAGATCGCGCGCGACGGCGTGGCGCGGAGCCGCTACGGCCAGCCCTTCGCCGCGCTCCCGGCCGACGCGCAGCTCCTCGTGAGCGGCGCGACGCAGGCGGAGCTCAAGGCGAACCGGTACGACCCCGCGACCGGCGCGCTCGTCTTCTCGCAGGGCGAGGCGGACGCCTTCCGGCAGCTCGAGGCCTACTGGGCCGACTACTTCTCCGCTCCCAACCGGGCGCCCGGGCTGCCGGCGAAGACCATCGCCGACGCGACCGAGCTGCGGCGCCTCAACGCCTTCTTCTCCTGGGCGACCTGGGCCACGGTGACGAACCGCCCGGGCAAGGCCTACACCTACACGAACAACTGGCCGTACGACCCGGAGGCGGGCAACCACCCCTCCACCGAGGCGTACGTGTGGAGCGCGCTCAGCCTGGTGTCGCTCCTCGGCGGGCTCGGGCTCGTGCTGCTCATCTTCGGCAAGTACCACTTCCTCGGCTGGCACGGCGAGGAGGCGGACGCGCCGCCCTCGCGGCCCGCGCGCGCCGCCGTGTTGCTCACGCCGAGCCAGCGCGCGGTCGGGAAGTACCTGGCGGTGGTGGCGGTGCTCTTCCTCCTGCAGACGCTGGTGGGCGGCGGGCTCGCGCACTACCGGGTCGAGCCGTTCTCGTTCTACGGCCTCGACGCGGTCGCCCGCCTCTTCCCCTACCACCTGCTCCGCACCTTCCACCTCCAGCTCGCCATCTTCTGGATCGCGACCGCGTGGGTGGCGGGCGGGCTCTTCCTCGCGCCCTGGGCCGGCGGCGGCGAGCCGCCCCGCCAGAAGCTCGGCGTGGACGTGCTCTTCTGGGCGCTCGTGGTCGTGGTCTTCGGCAGCCTCGGCGGCGAGGTCCTGAGCCTGGGCGGGCGGCTCGACCGCCTCTGGTTCTGGCTCGGCCACCAGGGCTCCGAGTACCTCGACCTGGGCCGCTTCTGGCAGCTCCTCCTGGCGGCGGGGCTCCTCTTCTGGCTCTTCCTCATGTTCCGGGCGCTCCGGCCCGCCATCCACAAGGAGGGCAAGGGCGAGATCTCGGCCCTCTTCCTCTACGCCGCCACCGCCATCCCGGTGTTCTACCTGCCGGCGCTCTTCTACGGGCCGCGCACCAACTTCGCGATCATCGACAACTGGCGCTTCTGGATCATCCACCTCTGGGTGGAGGGCTTCTTCGAGCTCTTCGCGACCGTGCTGGTCGCGATCATGTTCCGGCACATCGGGCTCGTCAGCACCCGCACCGCCACCCGGCTCGTCTACCTCGACGCCATCCTCTTCCTGGTGGGCGGCATCATGGGCACCGGGCACCACTGGTACTTCACCGGCCAGGGCACCCTCAACATGGGCCTCGCCGCCTGCTTCTCGGCGCTCGAGGTGGTGCCCCTCACGCTCCTCACGCTCGACGCCTCCGGCTTCATCCAGCTCGGCAAGGGCACTTCCCGGCAAGCGTCGAGCGATCCCGACAACCTGGCCGCGAAGCAGAAGTGGGCCATCTACTTCTTCATCGCGGTGGGCGTCTGGAACTTCATCGGCGCCGGCATCTTCGGCTTCCTCATCAACACCCCCATCGTGAGCTACTACGAGGTCGGGACGGTGCTCACCGCCAACCACGGGCACGGCGCCATGTTCGGCGTGTTCGGCATGCTCGGCCTCGGCGTGCTGGTGTTCTGCCTGCGGGCGCTGCAGGGGGACGCCGCCTGGCGGACCACCGAGAAGTTCGTGCGCGTGGGCTACTGGGGGCTCAACGCCGGCCTCGCCCTCATGATGCTGGTGGATCTCTTCCCGGCCGGCGTGCTCCAGCTCTGGGACGTCCTCCAGCACGGCTACTGGCACGCCCGCCGGCTCGACTACGCGATGCAGGGGCTCTTCCACCGGCTGGAGTGGGCGCGCGCCGCCGGCGACACCGTGTTCCTCGTCCTGGGGGTCCTCCCCATCGCCGCCGGCACGCTGCGCGCCACGATCCTGCGGCCGCGAGGCGGCGAGGGGGCCGGGGAGACGCTGGCGCCCGGCCCGGGGTAG
- a CDS encoding electron transfer flavoprotein subunit beta/FixA family protein: MALKILVTAKRVEDPESKIRVRPDGAGIVTEGVNYKVNPFDEIAVEEALRLKEKHGGEVVVASIGGDKAMTEIRAALAMGAERGLLVRHDGPLDPVIVSAMLAKLVEREKPDLVILGKQSIDDDQNQTGQYLAERLGWPQATFASKHDSLESEAEQKKQPGLALAADGKALAVVREVDGGVETLEVVLPAVVTTDLRLNKPRFASLPGIMKAKKKEVKELPSAELGVDLAPKVVIRKLSEPPKRQGGVKVADVNELWAKLHDEAKVL, translated from the coding sequence ATGGCCCTCAAGATCCTGGTGACCGCGAAGCGCGTCGAGGACCCCGAGTCGAAGATCCGCGTCCGGCCGGACGGCGCCGGGATCGTGACGGAGGGCGTGAACTACAAGGTGAATCCCTTCGACGAGATCGCGGTCGAGGAGGCGCTGCGCCTCAAGGAGAAGCACGGCGGCGAGGTGGTGGTGGCCTCGATCGGCGGCGACAAGGCGATGACCGAGATCCGCGCCGCGCTGGCCATGGGCGCCGAGCGCGGGCTGCTCGTGCGGCACGACGGGCCGCTCGACCCGGTGATCGTCTCGGCCATGCTGGCGAAGCTGGTCGAGCGCGAGAAGCCCGACCTCGTCATCCTGGGCAAGCAGTCCATCGACGACGACCAGAACCAGACCGGCCAGTACCTGGCCGAGCGGCTCGGCTGGCCACAGGCCACCTTCGCCTCCAAGCACGACAGCCTGGAGAGCGAGGCGGAGCAGAAGAAGCAGCCCGGCCTCGCCCTCGCCGCCGACGGGAAGGCGCTCGCGGTGGTGCGCGAGGTGGACGGCGGCGTCGAGACGCTGGAGGTGGTGCTGCCGGCGGTGGTGACGACCGACCTGCGCCTCAACAAGCCGCGCTTCGCCTCGCTGCCCGGGATCATGAAGGCGAAGAAGAAGGAGGTGAAGGAGCTCCCGTCGGCCGAGCTGGGCGTGGACCTCGCGCCGAAGGTGGTGATCCGCAAGCTCTCCGAGCCCCCCAAGCGGCAGGGCGGGGTGAAGGTGGCGGACGTGAACGAGCTGTGGGCGAAGCTGCACGACGAGGCGAAGGTCCTCTAG
- a CDS encoding electron transfer flavoprotein subunit alpha/FixB family protein, which yields MANVLIVAEQRGGTLKKATYAALGAGQALARRTGGKLTALVLGQGVGAAAKELQAYGDVLVADGPALEHGVADACAPVIAEAAKQVQATFVGAAATAFGKDVLPRAAARLGAATATEVLGFGGDGAQVTFRRPMWAGNVLAEVELATPVKAFTVRATEFPAAERAAAPGQVTAVGAGAETGRTRFVSFEEVKSARPELTEARVVVSGGRGTKGDFKEVEALADELGAAVGASRAAVDAGWVPNDWQVGQTGKVVAPELYVAAGISGAIQHLAGMKGSKVIVAVNKDPEAPIFQLADYGLVADLFKALPELRAKVKAAK from the coding sequence ATGGCGAACGTCCTCATCGTGGCGGAGCAGCGCGGCGGCACCCTCAAGAAGGCCACCTACGCGGCGCTCGGCGCCGGCCAGGCGCTGGCGCGCCGCACGGGCGGCAAGCTCACCGCGCTCGTGCTGGGCCAGGGCGTCGGCGCGGCGGCGAAGGAGCTCCAGGCCTACGGCGACGTGCTCGTCGCCGACGGGCCGGCGCTGGAGCACGGTGTCGCCGACGCCTGCGCCCCGGTCATCGCCGAGGCGGCGAAGCAGGTGCAGGCGACCTTCGTCGGCGCGGCCGCCACCGCCTTCGGCAAGGACGTCCTGCCGCGCGCGGCGGCGCGGCTCGGCGCGGCCACGGCGACCGAGGTGCTCGGCTTCGGCGGCGACGGCGCGCAGGTCACCTTCCGCCGGCCGATGTGGGCCGGCAACGTGCTGGCCGAGGTGGAGCTGGCGACGCCGGTGAAGGCGTTCACCGTCCGCGCCACCGAGTTCCCCGCCGCCGAGCGGGCGGCCGCGCCCGGCCAGGTCACCGCCGTCGGCGCCGGGGCCGAGACCGGCCGCACCCGCTTCGTCTCCTTCGAGGAGGTGAAGAGCGCGCGCCCCGAGCTCACCGAGGCGCGGGTGGTGGTCTCGGGCGGGCGCGGCACCAAGGGCGACTTCAAGGAGGTCGAGGCGCTCGCCGACGAGCTGGGCGCGGCGGTCGGCGCGAGCCGCGCCGCGGTGGACGCCGGCTGGGTGCCGAACGACTGGCAGGTGGGGCAGACGGGCAAGGTGGTCGCGCCCGAGCTCTACGTGGCGGCCGGCATCTCCGGCGCCATCCAGCACCTCGCCGGCATGAAGGGCTCGAAGGTGATCGTCGCCGTCAACAAGGACCCGGAGGCGCCCATCTTCCAGCTCGCCGACTACGGGCTGGTCGCCGACCTCTTCAAGGCGCTGCCGGAGCTGCGCGCGAAGGTGAAGGCGGCGAAGTGA
- a CDS encoding MBL fold metallo-hydrolase, which produces MTERDLAPLGVHRIAVPVPFPQAGGPVNVYLVEEPGGGLLMFDSGLGSPEGLAAVEEGFARLGRRLSEVSRIVLSHGHVDHYGAAQTLMERAGRAIPVYAHPADLPKVSARGPRWKELMPFYGAYLAKLGAPAETLAAIAAEVGGGFKLARRIDEVLPLAPGELLQGAHVTLEVLHMPGHTPGLCCLYDRRRGLFFAADHLLEKVSPNPIIELGPGGEEGRFHPLVAYLDSIRRLRALEVELVLPGHGAPFQDHRRVIDGLTGFYEKRQGKILAALAGGPLTGYEVTRALFPWARPGDLFLVISESIANLEVLEARGAVRRELEGGVYRFRPAA; this is translated from the coding sequence GTGACGGAGCGCGACCTCGCGCCGCTCGGCGTCCACCGCATCGCCGTCCCGGTCCCGTTCCCGCAGGCGGGCGGGCCGGTCAACGTCTACCTGGTGGAGGAGCCCGGCGGCGGGCTCCTCATGTTCGACTCCGGGCTGGGCTCGCCGGAGGGGCTGGCGGCGGTGGAGGAGGGCTTCGCGCGGCTGGGGCGGCGCCTCTCCGAGGTGAGCCGGATCGTCCTCTCGCACGGCCACGTCGACCACTACGGCGCGGCGCAGACGCTCATGGAGCGCGCCGGCCGCGCCATCCCGGTCTACGCCCACCCCGCCGACCTCCCCAAGGTGTCGGCCCGCGGCCCGCGCTGGAAGGAGCTCATGCCCTTCTACGGCGCGTACCTCGCGAAGCTGGGCGCGCCGGCCGAGACCCTGGCCGCCATCGCGGCCGAGGTGGGCGGGGGGTTCAAGCTGGCGCGGCGGATCGACGAGGTGCTGCCGCTCGCGCCGGGCGAGCTCCTCCAGGGCGCGCACGTGACGCTGGAGGTGCTCCACATGCCCGGCCACACGCCCGGGCTCTGCTGCCTGTACGACCGCCGCCGCGGCCTCTTCTTCGCCGCCGACCACCTGCTGGAGAAGGTCTCGCCGAACCCCATCATCGAGCTCGGGCCCGGGGGCGAGGAGGGGCGCTTCCACCCGCTCGTCGCCTACCTCGACTCGATCCGCCGGCTGCGCGCGCTGGAGGTGGAGCTGGTGCTGCCGGGGCACGGCGCGCCGTTCCAGGACCACCGGCGCGTCATCGACGGCCTCACCGGCTTCTACGAGAAGCGGCAGGGGAAGATCCTGGCGGCGCTGGCCGGGGGGCCGCTCACCGGCTACGAGGTCACCCGGGCGCTCTTCCCCTGGGCGCGACCGGGCGACCTCTTCCTGGTGATCTCGGAGTCGATCGCGAACCTCGAGGTCCTGGAGGCGCGCGGGGCGGTCCGCCGCGAGCTCGAGGGCGGCGTCTACCGGTTCCGGCCGGCGGCCTGA
- a CDS encoding DMT family transporter has translation MADLALLLLTALWGTTFLLVKNALVQASTGVFLLLRFALAAAAVALVAVVRRDRPTPGLLRQGVLLGLVMFAGFALQTLGLRSTTPARSGFLTGLSVLIVPFLARFLLRRPVHAAAWAGVVLAVLGLVCLTRPFAGDLSSEVRAGDLLTAGCALAYALQITFISEWSSRHPLALFTLVQVGTTAALAPLLFALEPARLEPTPGLWGTVAFTGLAMTAGAFFVMNWAQRHTTAVRAALIFSLEPVGAALFSHFVGGEPLAPLDWTGGGLIVLGVVAGEVGGALEGRARQARATRAASPAAGA, from the coding sequence GTGGCCGACCTCGCGCTCCTCCTCCTCACCGCGCTGTGGGGGACGACCTTCCTCCTCGTCAAGAACGCGCTCGTCCAGGCGTCGACGGGCGTGTTCCTGCTCCTGCGCTTCGCGCTCGCCGCCGCGGCGGTGGCGCTCGTGGCGGTCGTGCGGCGCGATCGGCCGACGCCGGGGCTCCTGCGACAGGGGGTCCTCCTCGGCCTCGTCATGTTCGCCGGCTTCGCCCTGCAGACCCTGGGGCTGCGCTCGACCACCCCGGCCCGCTCCGGCTTCCTCACCGGGCTCTCGGTCCTCATCGTCCCGTTCCTGGCGCGCTTCCTCCTCCGCCGGCCGGTGCACGCGGCCGCCTGGGCGGGCGTCGTGCTGGCGGTGCTCGGGCTCGTCTGCCTCACCCGGCCCTTCGCGGGCGACCTCTCCTCGGAGGTGCGCGCGGGCGACCTCCTCACCGCCGGGTGCGCGCTCGCCTACGCCCTCCAGATCACCTTCATCTCGGAGTGGTCGTCGCGCCACCCGCTGGCGCTCTTCACGCTGGTGCAGGTGGGCACCACGGCGGCCTTGGCGCCGCTCCTCTTCGCGCTCGAGCCGGCGCGGCTCGAGCCCACCCCCGGCCTGTGGGGGACGGTCGCCTTCACCGGCCTCGCCATGACCGCCGGCGCCTTCTTCGTCATGAACTGGGCGCAGCGCCACACCACCGCGGTGCGCGCGGCGCTCATCTTCTCGCTCGAGCCGGTGGGCGCGGCGCTCTTCTCGCACTTCGTGGGCGGCGAGCCGCTCGCCCCGCTCGACTGGACGGGCGGCGGGCTCATCGTGCTGGGGGTGGTGGCGGGCGAGGTGGGGGGCGCGCTCGAGGGGCGCGCGCGGCAGGCGCGGGCCACCCGCGCGGCGAGCCCCGCCGCGGGGGCGTGA
- a CDS encoding MBL fold metallo-hydrolase: MRRLPIELSQGQLRVSESGLFLDAHRKAACAFVSHAHGDHIARHERTIATAPTVALMRHRLGSKVKGDALSVGYRKPFGLGDLTLELFPAGHVLGSAQLRVTRHGVALGYSGDLCLQPTLTAEPAEVVECDVLVLESTFGLPRYVFPDKGEVLAEIRRFVDGALSEGATPVLLGYALGKAQEVLKFLGEAGYRCRAHPVVHAVNRVYEAQGVPLPNVELLGPEGPLAGEVVVAPPHLARTSPILRIKDRRTAVLTGWAVDGRRGFRGADAAFPLSDHADFPSLVRYAKATGAARVLTVHGYARELASALRQEGIRAEPLVEREQLELL; the protein is encoded by the coding sequence ATGAGGCGCCTGCCGATCGAGCTCTCGCAGGGCCAGCTCCGGGTCTCCGAGAGCGGGCTCTTCCTCGACGCCCACCGCAAGGCGGCCTGCGCCTTCGTCAGCCACGCCCACGGCGACCACATCGCCCGGCACGAGCGGACCATCGCCACCGCGCCGACCGTGGCGCTCATGCGCCACCGGCTGGGGTCGAAGGTGAAGGGCGACGCGCTGTCGGTGGGGTACCGCAAGCCGTTCGGCCTCGGCGACCTCACCCTGGAGCTCTTCCCGGCCGGCCACGTGCTCGGCTCGGCGCAGCTGCGGGTGACGCGCCACGGCGTCGCGCTCGGCTACTCGGGCGACCTGTGCCTCCAGCCGACGCTCACCGCCGAGCCGGCCGAGGTGGTCGAGTGCGACGTGCTCGTGCTCGAGTCCACCTTCGGGCTGCCGCGCTACGTCTTCCCGGACAAGGGCGAGGTGCTGGCGGAGATCCGCCGCTTCGTGGACGGCGCGCTCTCGGAGGGCGCGACCCCGGTCCTGCTCGGCTACGCGCTGGGGAAGGCGCAGGAGGTCCTCAAGTTCCTGGGCGAAGCCGGGTACCGCTGCCGCGCGCACCCGGTGGTCCACGCGGTGAACCGGGTCTACGAGGCGCAGGGGGTGCCCTTGCCCAACGTCGAGCTGCTCGGGCCGGAGGGGCCGCTCGCGGGCGAGGTGGTGGTGGCGCCGCCGCACCTCGCCCGCACCTCGCCCATCCTGCGCATCAAGGACCGGCGGACGGCGGTGCTCACCGGCTGGGCCGTCGACGGCCGCCGCGGCTTCCGCGGCGCCGACGCGGCCTTCCCGCTCTCCGACCACGCCGACTTCCCCTCGCTGGTGCGCTACGCCAAGGCCACCGGCGCGGCCCGCGTCCTCACCGTCCACGGCTACGCCCGCGAGCTCGCCTCGGCCCTGCGCCAGGAGGGGATCCGCGCCGAGCCGCTGGTGGAGCGGGAGCAGCTCGAGCTGCTGTAG
- a CDS encoding four helix bundle protein, with protein MAQHPIAVEVEALAFQSLDVYVAARELAALVHAASIADPELRDQATRAAKSVFLNLCEGLPSDSGPMRRKHFALANGSLHEVVGALDLAHAIGALAPEPLRRAQALAVRVKRMLRALTARAA; from the coding sequence ATGGCTCAGCATCCAATCGCCGTCGAGGTCGAGGCGCTCGCGTTTCAGTCCCTCGACGTTTACGTCGCTGCTCGCGAGCTTGCGGCGCTGGTGCACGCCGCGAGCATCGCGGACCCCGAATTGCGCGACCAGGCCACCCGGGCCGCGAAGTCCGTGTTTCTCAATCTCTGTGAAGGGCTCCCCAGCGACAGCGGGCCCATGCGCCGCAAGCACTTCGCGCTCGCCAACGGCTCGCTGCACGAGGTGGTCGGCGCCCTCGACCTCGCGCACGCCATCGGCGCGCTGGCGCCCGAACCCCTGCGGCGGGCCCAGGCGCTCGCGGTCCGCGTGAAGCGGATGCTCCGCGCGCTCACCGCACGAGCGGCGTGA
- a CDS encoding RluA family pseudouridine synthase, with product MLEMKVSADAAGQRLDKFLRRALKDVPLSHIFKLLRTRKVRVNGARGKAEQVLAEGEVVVVRGDEEKLLARGEEGPAPHGGVKPTFRVLYEDEHLLAVDKPSGLAAHPGTGITGATLVEEARAYLKVPANLPSTEFKPSPAHRLDRETSGVVLVAKTRRCMAALTEIFTSGDVRKTYLTLAKGKLPRTEGVIDLPLSEHEQTSRSKAQRGVNFQEALTRYRVLSSMREASLLSVRIETGRTHQIRRHLQSTGHPVAGDGRYGDFPFNRLAKTRWGLKRMFLHAWKLEIPHPMTERPLRVEAPVPEDLLAVLRKMNLAPPPGAAAAER from the coding sequence GTGCTCGAGATGAAGGTCAGCGCCGACGCCGCCGGGCAGCGGCTCGACAAGTTCCTGCGCCGCGCCCTGAAGGACGTCCCGCTCAGCCACATCTTCAAGCTCCTGCGCACGCGCAAGGTCCGCGTGAACGGCGCGCGCGGGAAGGCGGAGCAGGTGCTCGCCGAGGGCGAGGTGGTGGTCGTGCGCGGCGACGAGGAGAAGCTCCTCGCGCGCGGCGAGGAGGGCCCCGCGCCGCACGGCGGGGTGAAGCCCACCTTCCGCGTGCTCTACGAGGACGAGCACCTCCTCGCGGTGGACAAGCCGTCGGGGCTGGCGGCGCACCCGGGCACCGGGATCACCGGCGCCACCCTGGTGGAGGAGGCGCGCGCCTACCTGAAGGTGCCGGCGAACCTGCCCTCGACCGAGTTCAAGCCCTCGCCGGCGCACCGGCTCGACCGCGAGACCTCGGGCGTGGTGCTGGTCGCGAAGACGCGGCGCTGCATGGCGGCGCTCACCGAGATCTTCACCTCGGGCGACGTCCGGAAGACCTACCTCACGCTCGCCAAGGGGAAGCTGCCGCGCACCGAGGGCGTCATCGACCTGCCGCTCTCCGAGCACGAGCAGACCTCGCGCTCGAAGGCGCAGCGCGGGGTGAACTTCCAGGAGGCGCTGACCCGCTACCGCGTGCTCTCGTCCATGCGCGAGGCCTCGCTCCTCAGCGTGCGCATCGAGACCGGCCGCACCCACCAGATCCGGCGCCACCTGCAGTCCACCGGCCACCCGGTGGCGGGCGACGGCCGGTACGGCGACTTCCCCTTCAACCGGCTCGCCAAGACGCGCTGGGGCCTCAAGCGGATGTTCCTCCACGCCTGGAAGCTCGAGATCCCCCACCCCATGACGGAGCGCCCGCTGCGGGTGGAGGCGCCGGTGCCGGAGGACCTCCTGGCGGTGCTGCGGAAGATGAACCTGGCGCCGCCGCCCGGCGCGGCCGCAGCGGAGCGTTGA